The genomic DNA GCTTGGACTGGACTCCAGCCACAATCACCATAACACGAATCTTGTGCTCTAAAGCGGGGTCGATCGCTGCCCCCCATATTATGCGTGCCGTAGGGCTGACGCGCTTCTGCACTTCCTCTGCCACTTTTTGCGCATCGGAAATGGTCATGTCGGGTCCACCTATCACATTTACCAGCACACCGTTGGCACCAGAGATGTCCACTTCCAGCAGAGGCGAGTTCAGCGCCATCTCTATAGCCTCCATGGCCCTGTCCTCAGCGTGCCCGTCGCTCTCACCCAGGCCTATCATGGCCACTCCCGCGCCTTTCATTATTGTCTTCACATCGTTGAAGTCCAGGTTTACCAGCCCAGGCTTGGTGATGAGTTCCGTTATGCCTTTTATGGCACGCATGAGGACCTCGTCTGCCACCTTGAAGGCTTGGTTGAGAGGGAGTCTCGGGGCGAGTTCAAGTAGTTTGTCGTTGGGGATCACGATCACCGTATCCGCCACATTCCTAAGCCTCTCCAGCCCCCACTCCGCATTCTCCATACGCGCCCTGCCTTCGCCTTTGAAGGGCGTGGTGACAACCGCCACCGCTAATGCGCCTGCTTCTTTGGCCAGCTGCGCCACCACCGCGGCGGAGCCAGTGCCTGTCCCGCCGCCCATCCCAGCCGTGATGAAGACGAGATGCGCGTCGGACACGATCTTTTTCAACTCCTCCTCCGCTTCACGTGCCGCCTGCTCTCCTACTTGAGGCAGGGCTCCTGCCCCCAGACCTCGGGTCGAGCGCCTGCCTAATAAGACCTTATGAGGAACTCTGATAGCAAGTAGGTGCTGCGCATCGGTATTGGCAGCGAAGAGCTCTGCTCCGATTATGCCTTCCTGACATATCCTGGCGATGGTGTTGGAGCCACCCCCGCCACAACCGATAATCTTGACATTCGTTTTCAATTTTTGCAGAATATCTAGCAGCTCCGCGTCAGCCGTATCCCCTGTAGGTTCCGGCGGAGCGGGCGGCGTTAAGCTCTGGGCCGGAGCCTGAGCACCCATCCCACCAGTCCTAGCCAGCGCTTCTTCCACCAATGATTTCATAATCCCATCCATCCCCGGACCAGGCTTGGTCCTAACCAGCGGTGCTATCCCTTCTGGTCAAGCATAAATATAATATCACAGTATATAAGTCTTTTTAAAATGTCGGACAATTTGTCTGCCAATTCTCTTATTTGAGACAAATTTCATAAATCGAGCCCGACAATCATTTAACCATGAAGGTGAGGGCTGACGTGCGCTTCACCGGTGTAGTGCAGGGAGTTCATTTTAGGGATTATACGGCTCGCTTCGCCAATCAGGAGAAGGTAACAGGTTGGGTACGAAATCTTCCTGATGGCTCGGTTCAAGCCTGCTTCGAAGGGGAGAAGCTAGCCATTGAGGAGGTGGTGCGGCGGTTGCGAGAGGAACATCCGAGAGCAAGAATAGACAAGGTTGAAGTTAAATGGAGTGATTTCAGGAACGAGTTCTCAAGGTTCCAAATCAGGATCTGAAGGCAATCCAAAATGACTCAGCATCTCACCGTAATGCCGTACACTATTCCGGGATTCTCCTGATGAATAGCATATGCTTGTTCCTCGCTCATTATCCCTGTTTTCAACAGGGCCTTTGTGCGCTTAGGCACTGTGGTTATGGACATGACCGCGCCTGGCCGCTTCGGATCATCTAAATAATCGGTCTCAACCAAAAACCGCTTTCCTTTGGACAAGGCTTCGGTCATTGCCATTCGGCTTGCCAATATCGATGGGAAAAGGCCTGAGTTCTCCTCCTCCTTTACTAAAGGGGGCGAATAATGCTTCACCACTTTTTCACGCGGGAGCCCCACCCGATCCGCCATTCTAGCTATTTCTAGCATGGTAGAAGGTGTAGCGCTCTCTGTATGCAGGATTACAGGACAAGAAGCTTCTTTGGCCAATTGCATACCATAAGACATAAGCTCGTTCGAAGCTTCCATAATCTCTTCGGAAACGGGAAAGTGCGGTCTTCCAATCTCCCCTATGCCTACAGCCTTTCCTTCACGGACCAAGCTCTGAGCCAATTCCATGCCCTGGCGCATTATATTCATGGCTTCTGAGAGGCCATGTTTCTTAGCGAGATCTAGTAAAAGCACGGGATACGGTCCGATAATGATATCCACGCCCACTTCGGCCTCTTTCCGGCACTTTTCCCCTAACTGCAGAGTGATTTCATAAGAACGGAGAAAATCCTCACCCTTGTTTATGGGAACGCTCGCGTAAGGAAGATGGCAAAGTATGAAGTGGGTCCCTCCTTCTTTTACGAATTCCTTTACCGCCTCGACGTTGCGCCCCTCTGGACTCAGATGGAGGTGATTGTCAAAGATAGGTATGCGTTGCATTCACTTGTCCCTAATCCATGTTGAGAACTCATAGACTCCTATATTCTTTCCTACCAACGTAAGATCATCCCAGCATTACACGAATGCAAGGGAACTCAGAAACCCTCTTTGAGACTTCAGTAACTAAGTCCTGGTGGTTGTTTCACTCGCCAATCTATAAATAACCCCCATGAGAATACATACGGATGTCCGACAATAGTCGGACAAAAGCGCGCGCGGAGTTGTGCCATGGGAGACACCGAAAGGATCACGGTAAGGATTCCAGCTGACAAGCTGAACGCCCTCCAACAATTGGTGGAGAAGGGGAAGTTCCCAACCATATCAGACGCGATTAGGGCGGCTTTGGATTCCTTCGTGGAGAAGCACTTTACTCCGGAATACATAGAGCGGATTACGGTGGAACTTCCTAAAGGCAACGTGGTGGAGCTGGAGGCCCTGGTCCAGGAAGGGGATTCGGTATCCATTGACGACGCGATCCGAAATGCGGTTAGGGAGTATGTCCGTAAGCGCCTTAACCGCGCTATGGAGGAGATGAAGTAAGCGCGCTGCTTGGACGCAGGATGGGGTGTTCAAGTGGGGTGGGAGTACATCACCGATGATGACCTGGCGAGCGCAGGCAAGCCACGCATCGTCATCGTCGGATGTGGAGGCGGAGGATGCAATTCCGTCGACCGGATGAACGAGATTGGTCTCCAAGGAGTGGAGACTATAGCCATCAACACCGACCGTCCAGCCCTGGCCAAGATCAAAGCTCACAGACGTCTCCTCATCGGGCAAGGTATAACCAATGGCAACGGGGCTGGGGCGAATCCAGAAATAGGGAGGGTATGCGCAGAGAATGCAGCATCAGAGATTTCCAAGTTGCTGCAGGGCGCCTCCCTAACCTTCGTGACGGTAGGTATGGGAGGTGGGACCGGCACTGGAGCCGCACCGGTGATAGCGGACATAGCTAAAAGGTGTGGCTCCTTGGTCGTCTCCATAGCCACCATGCCCTTCGACATGGAAGGATCAAGGAGCAGGCTGGCCGTCCGAGGGCTTCGCGCCTTGAGAGCCTGCTCTGATACCTGCCTCGTTCTGGACAACAATCGCCTTTTAGACATGGTGGCCAACCTTCCCTTGCATCAGGCGCTCTCGGTCATGGATGAGCTCATATCCGAGATGGTAAAGGGCATAGTGGAAGCTATTACCGAGCGCTCCCTCATAAACCTGGATTTCGCGGACTTAAAGACCATTGTACGTCACGGTGGCGTCTCCACGGTGCTTTATGGGGAAAACTCAGATCCCGAAGGCGTGGTCAAGGACGCTCTTAATAATCCTTTACTCGACTATCCTATCTGCAGCGCCACAGGTGCCCTAGTTCATGTAACGGGGGGAAGCAACCTTACTTTGAAGAGGTTGCATAAAGTGATGAACGCTCTCACATCGAATCTTGATCCTGAGGCGAATGTGATATTCGGAGCGCGCATGGATGAAAGGTTCGAGGGCACTATAAGGCTAATCGCTGTGGTGACTGGTATAGCGGAGATTGCTGATGAAATCTACAACAAAGTGCCTATATCCCAGCGCGAGGTAATATCGCGTTTCACCGTCTAAGGTCCTTTTCTCTCTTCCAAAGCTCTAATCTTCTTAGCCGCGTCCCCCAGGACACCCATGATGGTATGGAACTCCCATTTTGTGGGTATGGCCCTACCCATCAGCCTTCTGAACATTATCCTGGTACGCTCCCTGCGGAACTCAGGGTAATCGATCGCTTGCAAGAGGTCGTCGAAGAATTGGTAGAGCTTCTCCCTCTCCAGCTCATTCGTAACCCTTGGCCCACTCGGCCTGGGCCGCACCTGGAACAGCTCATACATTATTATGGACGAGGCATGAGAGAGATTGAGTACAGGATATTGTTCGCTGGCTGGTATATGGACCAGCATATCGCAGCGCATCAGCTCTTCCTGTCGCAAGCCTGTATCCTCAGGTCCAAAGAGGATGGCGACTCGCCCCTCAAAATCCCTCACCCGCTCCGCGAAATCCTTGGCTGAGACAGGGATGCGCAAATAATGTTTTTCGCCTGGTGTTATGATGCCGCTGGTACCCACGATCAGGTCGCATTCCTCGACTGCCTGGTCAAAATCCTTTACGATCTTGGCTCCTCTTAAGATATCACCGGCGTGCTTGGCTCTCTTGTAAGCCTCCTCAGTGATGTGGCATGGATTAACCAAAACCAAATCCTTGAAGTCAAAATTGCCCATGGATCTCGCTACAGCACCTATGTTACCGTCGTGCTTGGGTGAGACCAGGATTATGCGGAAGACAGGCATGTAAGCGAAATCTAAATGCCACCTGCATACTTAACCGTGATGTCATGACCTGGAGAGCAGCGGTCAAATTGGCCTATGATGGTCAGGACTTCTTTGGTTCTCAGCGTCAGCCAGAGGTACCGACAGTAGAAGCTGAGGTCATAAGAGCGCTGCGCCGCATTAAAGCCATAGAAGACCCGCAAACGGCGAGATTCCGTACTGCTAGCCGCACGGACAGAGGCGTTAGTGCCTTAGGCAACGTGGTGGCTTTCGACACTTCCTTCCGCGGGCGGTCCCTTCTTAAAGCTCTAAACGCGGTCTCAGAAAGTGTTTTCTTCTATGCTTGGGCCGAAGTTCCCAAGAACTTCTCGCCCAGGCGCGCCCAGGCGCGCTGGTATCGCTACTTCCTTCCTTGCCAGGGCCTCGACATATCCCGCGTGGAAAAATGCGCTGGGCTTTTCCTCGGTGAACATGATTTCCGTCGCTTCTGCAAACCCGATGGGTGGTCCAGCGTAAGAACTCTAGATAAATTATCGGTTACGCCCACGGGCGATTTTTTAGTCATAGACTTGGAGGCCAGAGAGTTCCTTCGCAACATGGTTCGACGAATTGTCGCTGCCCTCCGAGAGGTGGGAGCCGGAAGGAGGCACGAAGAGGATGTACGGAGAGCATTGGAGGGTGAGGACATCCAATTCGGTCTAGCCCCACCTGAGAAGCTTTGGCTTATGGACGTTAGGTATCCCTTCGAATTCACGGTGGCGGCTCCTCCGGGCCTTCTCGCCCTTGTAAAGGAGCGCTCGCAGAGCGCCAAGCTGAAGCTTTCCTTTTACGATTCTTTGGCGTCAAGATTCTAGATTTCTACCCACCGCTTATCAACCTTAAGAATAGCTATAAACTATTGTTGAGTATGCTCCAGTCGGTTTTTTATAATCAGGCGTAGGTGTCTCCTTGCCTCTATAGGGGCACGGTAGGGAAAGAAGGTTCACGGGGACGCTTCTCCCCATCCCTCACATCCAACCTCAAAGAATGTTTTATTGTCGACTTCTCATCTGCTTAACTGATGATAGCCTTGAGCGGCACGCCTGGGACGGGGAAGACTTCGGTGGGCGAAGAATTAGCCAAAAGAGGCCATTGCGTAATCGAGCTGAATCGCTTCATTCAGAACAAAGGTCTTTTGGGAGGGATAGACCGGAAACGATGCAGCTATGAAGTCGATATCGAAGAACTGGCCTCTGCCATGTCGCATGAAGACATTCCCGAAGGAGCCATCGTCATAGGCCATTTTGCGCACGAGCTCGATGTGGAATACATCATCGTTTTACGTTGTCGTCCCAGTGTGTTGAGAAGCAGGCTAGAGATGCGAGGCTACCCGGAGCATAAAATTAGGGAGAATTTGGAGGCAGAAGCTTTGGATGTCATCTTGATAGAGGCATTGGATACGGGAAAGGAAGTTCTGGAGATAGATACCACCAACCGCTCAGTGAAGGAGACGGCGGATGCAGTGGAGGAGATATTGGGAGGAGAAAAGAAGAAGTACGAAGCTGGTCATCTTGACTGGAGCGAAGAGGTGTTGGATTGGTTCTAGATGCCCAGCGCAAGAAGGCTGAATTCATATTGGAGCCAGCTGCCCGCGCATTCGCTGACATCAACCCTAATCTTATCTCTCTATCATCTCTGTTGCTTGCGGCTCTAGCAGCTTTGCTAATCTATCTCTCTTATCAGCACCTC from Methanomassiliicoccales archaeon includes the following:
- the ftsZ gene encoding cell division protein FtsZ, with protein sequence MKSLVEEALARTGGMGAQAPAQSLTPPAPPEPTGDTADAELLDILQKLKTNVKIIGCGGGGSNTIARICQEGIIGAELFAANTDAQHLLAIRVPHKVLLGRRSTRGLGAGALPQVGEQAAREAEEELKKIVSDAHLVFITAGMGGGTGTGSAAVVAQLAKEAGALAVAVVTTPFKGEGRARMENAEWGLERLRNVADTVIVIPNDKLLELAPRLPLNQAFKVADEVLMRAIKGITELITKPGLVNLDFNDVKTIMKGAGVAMIGLGESDGHAEDRAMEAIEMALNSPLLEVDISGANGVLVNVIGGPDMTISDAQKVAEEVQKRVSPTARIIWGAAIDPALEHKIRVMVIVAGVQSKQIIGRQTEFTRLKDADVDFIR
- a CDS encoding acylphosphatase — translated: MKVRADVRFTGVVQGVHFRDYTARFANQEKVTGWVRNLPDGSVQACFEGEKLAIEEVVRRLREEHPRARIDKVEVKWSDFRNEFSRFQIRI
- a CDS encoding TatD family hydrolase, with amino-acid sequence MQRIPIFDNHLHLSPEGRNVEAVKEFVKEGGTHFILCHLPYASVPINKGEDFLRSYEITLQLGEKCRKEAEVGVDIIIGPYPVLLLDLAKKHGLSEAMNIMRQGMELAQSLVREGKAVGIGEIGRPHFPVSEEIMEASNELMSYGMQLAKEASCPVILHTESATPSTMLEIARMADRVGLPREKVVKHYSPPLVKEEENSGLFPSILASRMAMTEALSKGKRFLVETDYLDDPKRPGAVMSITTVPKRTKALLKTGIMSEEQAYAIHQENPGIVYGITVRC
- a CDS encoding ribbon-helix-helix domain-containing protein, whose amino-acid sequence is MGDTERITVRIPADKLNALQQLVEKGKFPTISDAIRAALDSFVEKHFTPEYIERITVELPKGNVVELEALVQEGDSVSIDDAIRNAVREYVRKRLNRAMEEMK
- the ftsZ gene encoding cell division protein FtsZ, which translates into the protein MDAGWGVQVGWEYITDDDLASAGKPRIVIVGCGGGGCNSVDRMNEIGLQGVETIAINTDRPALAKIKAHRRLLIGQGITNGNGAGANPEIGRVCAENAASEISKLLQGASLTFVTVGMGGGTGTGAAPVIADIAKRCGSLVVSIATMPFDMEGSRSRLAVRGLRALRACSDTCLVLDNNRLLDMVANLPLHQALSVMDELISEMVKGIVEAITERSLINLDFADLKTIVRHGGVSTVLYGENSDPEGVVKDALNNPLLDYPICSATGALVHVTGGSNLTLKRLHKVMNALTSNLDPEANVIFGARMDERFEGTIRLIAVVTGIAEIADEIYNKVPISQREVISRFTV
- a CDS encoding RNA methyltransferase; translated protein: MPVFRIILVSPKHDGNIGAVARSMGNFDFKDLVLVNPCHITEEAYKRAKHAGDILRGAKIVKDFDQAVEECDLIVGTSGIITPGEKHYLRIPVSAKDFAERVRDFEGRVAILFGPEDTGLRQEELMRCDMLVHIPASEQYPVLNLSHASSIIMYELFQVRPRPSGPRVTNELEREKLYQFFDDLLQAIDYPEFRRERTRIMFRRLMGRAIPTKWEFHTIMGVLGDAAKKIRALEERKGP
- the truA gene encoding tRNA pseudouridine(38-40) synthase TruA, whose amino-acid sequence is MTWRAAVKLAYDGQDFFGSQRQPEVPTVEAEVIRALRRIKAIEDPQTARFRTASRTDRGVSALGNVVAFDTSFRGRSLLKALNAVSESVFFYAWAEVPKNFSPRRAQARWYRYFLPCQGLDISRVEKCAGLFLGEHDFRRFCKPDGWSSVRTLDKLSVTPTGDFLVIDLEAREFLRNMVRRIVAALREVGAGRRHEEDVRRALEGEDIQFGLAPPEKLWLMDVRYPFEFTVAAPPGLLALVKERSQSAKLKLSFYDSLASRF
- a CDS encoding adenylate kinase family protein yields the protein MIALSGTPGTGKTSVGEELAKRGHCVIELNRFIQNKGLLGGIDRKRCSYEVDIEELASAMSHEDIPEGAIVIGHFAHELDVEYIIVLRCRPSVLRSRLEMRGYPEHKIRENLEAEALDVILIEALDTGKEVLEIDTTNRSVKETADAVEEILGGEKKKYEAGHLDWSEEVLDWF